The Prochlorococcus marinus str. MIT 9301 genome window below encodes:
- the ftsH gene encoding ATP-dependent zinc metalloprotease FtsH → MNQKFKTLILWALPILLVIALSYQFLSSSNVDALKSNGTTVAPRNSAVARVSYGRFLDYINSGRVTSVDIFEGGRNAVIETIDSDLDNKVQRLRVDLPGLTPELINILKNEGISFDVHPVKTAPPALGILGNLLFPAILIGGLILLARRSNGMPGGPGQAMQFGKTKARFAMEAETGVVFDDVAGVNEAKQDLQEVVTFLKKPEKFTSVGARIPKGVLLVGPPGTGKTLLAKAIAGEAGVPFFSLSGSEFVEMFVGVGASRVRDLFKKAKENSPCLIFIDEIDAVGRQRGAGIGGGNDEREQTLNQLLTEMDGFEGNSGIIIIAATNRPDVLDSALMRPGRFDRQVTVDAPDIKGRLSILEVHARNKKLDGDLTLESIARRTPGFTGADLANLLNEAAILTARRRKDSISISEIDDSVDRIVAGMEGSPLTDGRSKRLIAYHEVGHALIGSLVKAHDPVQKVTVIPRGQAKGLTWFTPDDEQTLVSRAQLKARIMGALGGRAAEDVVFGKGEITTGAGGDFQQVASMARQMVTRFGMSNLGPIALESGNQEVFVGRDLMTRSEVSDSISKQIDESVRVMVKECYKETYDIVNKNREAMDKIVDLLIEKETLDGEEFVNILSKFTKIPKKERTPQLLT, encoded by the coding sequence ATGAACCAGAAATTTAAAACATTAATTTTATGGGCTTTACCTATACTTTTAGTAATTGCACTTTCCTACCAATTTTTATCTTCAAGCAATGTTGATGCACTTAAATCTAATGGAACTACCGTTGCACCCAGGAATTCTGCAGTAGCAAGAGTTAGTTACGGCAGATTTTTAGATTACATTAATTCAGGAAGAGTTACGTCTGTTGATATTTTTGAGGGAGGCAGAAATGCAGTTATAGAGACAATAGATTCTGATTTAGATAATAAAGTTCAAAGGTTGCGTGTAGATCTTCCAGGCTTAACACCAGAACTTATAAACATTTTAAAAAATGAGGGAATCAGTTTTGATGTGCATCCAGTTAAAACAGCCCCTCCTGCATTAGGAATTTTAGGTAATTTACTTTTCCCAGCTATTTTAATTGGAGGTTTAATTTTGTTAGCTAGGAGGTCGAATGGTATGCCTGGAGGTCCAGGGCAAGCGATGCAATTTGGAAAGACAAAGGCGAGATTTGCGATGGAAGCTGAAACAGGTGTTGTTTTCGATGATGTTGCAGGTGTTAATGAAGCTAAACAGGATTTGCAAGAAGTTGTCACTTTTCTGAAAAAACCAGAAAAATTTACTTCTGTAGGTGCAAGGATACCGAAAGGAGTTCTATTGGTAGGACCTCCTGGTACTGGTAAAACCCTCTTAGCAAAAGCAATAGCAGGCGAAGCAGGTGTACCATTTTTCTCATTATCAGGTTCTGAATTTGTTGAAATGTTTGTTGGTGTTGGTGCTAGTAGAGTTAGAGATCTTTTCAAAAAAGCTAAAGAAAATAGTCCTTGTTTAATTTTTATTGATGAAATCGATGCTGTTGGAAGGCAAAGAGGTGCTGGTATTGGTGGTGGTAATGATGAGAGAGAACAAACTCTCAATCAATTACTTACTGAAATGGATGGCTTCGAAGGTAATAGTGGAATAATAATAATTGCAGCCACAAACAGGCCCGACGTTTTAGACTCAGCTCTAATGAGGCCTGGCAGATTTGACAGACAGGTAACTGTAGACGCCCCTGATATAAAAGGCAGACTATCAATATTGGAAGTTCATGCTAGGAATAAGAAACTTGATGGAGATTTAACACTTGAAAGCATTGCTAGAAGGACGCCAGGATTTACTGGAGCAGATTTAGCAAATTTATTAAATGAGGCTGCTATATTAACCGCAAGAAGGAGAAAAGACTCTATCAGTATTTCAGAGATTGACGACTCTGTAGATAGAATTGTTGCAGGAATGGAAGGTTCTCCATTAACAGATGGTAGAAGCAAGAGATTAATTGCTTATCATGAGGTGGGTCATGCTCTCATAGGTTCACTTGTAAAAGCTCACGATCCTGTTCAAAAAGTTACAGTTATTCCAAGAGGTCAGGCTAAAGGATTAACTTGGTTTACCCCAGACGATGAGCAGACTCTTGTTAGCCGGGCTCAACTAAAGGCGAGGATAATGGGTGCTTTAGGAGGAAGAGCTGCAGAAGATGTGGTTTTTGGAAAAGGTGAAATTACAACAGGAGCGGGAGGTGATTTCCAACAAGTTGCTTCAATGGCCCGCCAGATGGTTACCAGATTTGGAATGAGTAATTTAGGTCCGATAGCTTTAGAAAGTGGTAATCAAGAAGTATTTGTTGGTAGAGATTTAATGACTAGAAGTGAAGTATCTGATTCAATCTCTAAACAAATTGACGAAAGTGTTAGAGTAATGGTCAAGGAATGTTATAAAGAAACCTACGACATAGTTAACAAAAATAGAGAAGCTATGGATAAGATAGTTGACCTATTAATCGAAAAAGAAACATTAGATGGTGAAGAATTTGTAAACATTCTTTCCAAGTTCACTAAAATCCCAAAGAAAGAGAGAACACCTCAATTATTAACTTAG
- a CDS encoding NAD(P)H dehydrogenase assembly family protein, which produces MKFEIKDKVKLIAPVSYLKTSDNMPMLRPPDLVAIDEIGEILSIKSPDTVEVRFRRGSFLIDIDKIEKK; this is translated from the coding sequence ATGAAATTTGAGATCAAGGATAAGGTTAAATTAATTGCTCCAGTCTCTTACTTGAAGACTTCAGATAATATGCCGATGTTAAGACCTCCTGATTTAGTGGCAATTGATGAAATAGGAGAAATTCTATCAATCAAATCTCCAGATACTGTTGAAGTAAGGTTTAGAAGAGGTTCGTTTTTGATCGATATTGATAAGATTGAGAAAAAATAA
- a CDS encoding M16 family metallopeptidase: MLERYFLNIKKRNFSTASIWIKGGSDADSVGKKGINKILSSLLTRGCEGFNNFTLSEYIESYGAELNQEVFEDGISISIKSLNEHFSKLFPLLDLIINKPTLLEREFEKVKKSSIDFLKKDKENPFNICFEKWRRIVYSNHPYAFNTNGNENDVSKITYEDVLLEFKNFKSRDKYLISNNSEIDGVSIEKLDKKPLVEKFRPLNHDLSPNNRFDFNNNNSNQTIIMFGNQTCSRKSSEYLPLKVLESYLSYGMSAALFKLFREKNGITYDLGVYYPVRRRNAPFLVYLSVSNKKALFAFELLSTLWKDLLLNPLIDNEILLAKEKLKGSFLLGNQSLDEILQRKIQLISYGVTPISESDLNSKIDEISSLDILKLTNKYFSKPFLSISGSKNICLEIIKSWKQNF; encoded by the coding sequence AAAAGGTATAAACAAGATCCTTAGTTCATTACTTACCAGAGGATGTGAGGGTTTTAATAATTTCACTCTTTCAGAGTATATTGAGTCCTACGGAGCAGAATTAAATCAAGAAGTATTTGAAGATGGTATTTCAATAAGCATTAAATCCCTAAATGAACATTTCAGCAAATTATTCCCCTTATTAGATTTAATAATTAATAAACCAACACTCTTAGAAAGAGAATTTGAAAAAGTAAAAAAATCCTCTATTGATTTTTTAAAAAAGGATAAAGAGAATCCATTTAATATCTGTTTTGAAAAATGGAGAAGAATTGTTTACTCAAATCATCCTTATGCCTTTAATACAAATGGCAATGAAAATGATGTCTCAAAGATTACATATGAAGATGTTTTGCTGGAATTTAAAAATTTCAAAAGTCGAGATAAGTATTTGATTTCAAATAATTCAGAAATAGATGGAGTAAGTATAGAAAAATTAGACAAAAAACCCTTAGTAGAAAAATTTAGACCTCTAAATCATGATTTAAGTCCAAACAATCGATTTGATTTCAATAATAATAATTCAAATCAAACAATAATAATGTTTGGCAACCAAACTTGCTCTCGTAAAAGTAGTGAATATTTGCCTCTTAAGGTTTTGGAGTCGTATCTATCTTATGGAATGAGCGCTGCTTTATTTAAACTTTTTAGGGAAAAAAATGGGATCACTTACGATTTAGGTGTTTATTATCCAGTTAGGAGAAGGAATGCTCCATTTTTAGTATATTTATCAGTATCAAATAAAAAAGCCCTTTTTGCTTTTGAACTTTTATCAACTTTATGGAAAGATTTACTTTTAAATCCTTTGATTGATAATGAAATACTATTGGCTAAAGAAAAACTAAAAGGTTCTTTTCTATTGGGAAATCAATCACTAGATGAAATTTTACAGCGAAAGATACAGTTAATTAGTTATGGTGTTACCCCAATTTCTGAGAGTGATTTAAATTCTAAAATAGACGAAATATCTTCATTAGATATTCTTAAATTAACAAACAAGTATTTTTCAAAACCTTTTCTGAGTATTTCTGGTAGTAAGAATATATGTTTAGAAATTATTAAAAGTTGGAAGCAGAACTTTTGA